In the Telopea speciosissima isolate NSW1024214 ecotype Mountain lineage chromosome 6, Tspe_v1, whole genome shotgun sequence genome, ctgagagctctccacttcggcctcagcagcggtgagcttctcttgggtctcccgatgcctctgaacggcatcctgggcgtcctgataagccttcttgcactggacgtccaaagaatagttctcggtcaggagccgctcgaagcggggcatggtctccactgctttggcgaacccctacaaaaaaacatgagaacaaaattcaagacaaattacccagatcatatctaattacgaaagccgacaagaaaacttaccatgttaaaatcttggaatagggtggagaggagctcggggtcggacagcgcctcgagcttctccttgtcagTGAAGCCGACCGCATcaagccattccttggcgtgagcggccgCGTCAGGCCGACTCCCCGgaaagaggcgccaggtcggcctcacgggGACATTATTGGCCGAAGCCCTCCCCAGgatgtatcgggagatgttggtgggagaggccacgggcggaaggccgccactcgtCAGGTTTACCGAGAGCTTTTGACGCTTGAtatctctcggcgggctcctctcgccttttcggcctttccctttcctcggagacccggctggacccgtgttcttctcggcctccagacCGACCACCGCGTCCGACGGTCCCGGCATCATGGCCTtgcccttggaggccttggaggactctcCCCGGGGTTTCTTCTtggcatttttctttttcctatctgcgatggtctcggcccttagccgagctgtgtccattggaggaatgtgacCGACCACAAgcaagagaaaccgaaaacataaaaaaaacgagtcagaaaaagaaaagaaaactaagtaaaggggtcggctcggacaACAGAGACAAGCTCGGCAAGggttcctaccaggggtcatatgccaactcgaagaaacccctcgtcctgaaggtggaggacatcgaagggcggatctttggggatcaggtcgagcgaggtcatctcgttctcggtcaggggtagtaccctatttacatagttcaggttcatctccttccactcggttcggagagggctgttgggaatagaagcaaagaaaaacgggcttccaatacttgttgaaggtcggcgtgccgaccgTAAATTTGTGGCCGcctagagccgcactcttccctgATCGGTGGCAgaagtaataccaccccttctcgggagacttcttcaggaagaagagccgagagaaaagcgccacgctcgcacctcggcccatctcgcagaataaagcgtagaagccatacacggccagccaagagttcggcaccggTGACCAGGAGACaaatggaagtggtccaagatccgGTCCACCAGCCGAGAACGGGGAGccgaacgcatacttgaagggtgtCTCAGTCGAGCCACCTCGCGGGGCCTAATGAAGCGAGGCCATCTCCCGGGGTTAGGAACTCTGagtgaatgtcctcggggatggcgtaggtcgtcctcggatagtcgaggtcggcctccgtgattgtgctcggaacggtgccgacacGCCTTCCTCGGGCTCGGGCGCGGTAGAGCGAGCTTCGAGCCAACCCcatctcggacgaatctcctcgcttgattcctcatcggatgaggacgaccggAGTTCTCGGCCTGGTCTACGGcgtggattgggccgcgtggtcaaactccatgggtaagggctcggccacctcggccgacgaagctccactacatcgggctcgtgctcgaggtcgagcccaacaagtctatggtgggagagcggacggggagttctcggctcggactcgcgccctctgcgCCCCGGTGAGcgttcgcccataggactactaccaagCGACATCAAGCGGGCGGAGAAGACTtgctggttgaagaagagctgagctGGGAACGAAACgacggccgagtcgatcacgaacgaagcttcgGCCGAGTCTATCACGAGCAAGCAAACGATgagatctaccgagttgacggttccaaacttgccgagaagtcaataacttagagcgttgaagaatgaatagttaggagtcgcctatttataatccttgggttttatcgatccaacggccgacgagatcaacatgatccaacggcccgGATCAAAGGGCGTTTTgaattcccgagcccgccataatgactctgcggCGGCGGCACGACACCCAACCGCCGGATCGTGCAACGCCAAATCGCAAAgcaataaataatctcggcCCAACCGCAAGAATCTTCCGTAAAAGCGCcagaaacttcactcatcaacgCCGAGCCGACACGATGAgtgggggcctgtgatgaggcataaaacaccccacctatcagaggctatcacgtggccgacccgacctcagtccgagaaccgagttgggcctagcaggaaattgggccgaccccatatccaataagtcacctgacaaagcctattttgagcgagctagccggtggctgaggccgagattatacgggtcagccatagacacctagccgagctcatggccgagaccaacctcccgagctcgacctccattgccgaccccatgggccgacctcgtaggccgagccctcctccattgaagctcTCATAGccccccaccggggatctccgggccacgtcagcacatcccgagaatcacgggataaggaccgagccacgatcccagcacgACACGGAATCGCACcacacatggactcttaccttaataagagtccgaccccgaaaataactctccactccgctctacgcgagagaactttccgaaagaaggactcctaccatactaggactcttccaaaccgtctcatctcctccttaccctataaatacccaggtatggagcactattccgcatcttgctttctactacgcagttacgctgtcgcgttggagacctgacttgagcatcggagagtcctaggccggagccacaccggccctcttgcgctcattgcttggtttttgcaggttcatccacgggcgaaccaagcaccggaggttttcacacgcaacactgAGTACATCTTTCTTTGAGTGGATTCTTAAAAATGGGGAAGAACCCCAACTTGACAAAAGTGGAGCAACACAAGATGTTTACTacttatcccttttttttttttggtaaagcacTACTTATGcaattattgtatgcaaaatttggaaaagaaaaaaatgcatgTAGTTTTTAAATGAACCTAGGGGAAAATCTGTCCGATATGAGGTGACCAAGATCGATATTAGTCGATAGCGATACATTATCCGATGCCAATTCCTAAATCCTTTCTCCTTCAGACTTGCCTTGACTACTATTCCTTCATTCATGTACATCGATCAAGGATCTTTATGACCCATTCTATTAATAAATGGGCAGTGAGTTACCCTCATGCCTCATTCGGGTCTTTAGGAGTTCTCATTCCTAAGGATCTTcttaagttttttgtttttaataataattttttttttttccagtttttgcCTGATGTGGGCTAATAAATTTTTTATGGATAAACCAAGTCTACGAAATTACTACACAAGACCTTGAGGTTTTCCTTAAggttctgtttggttgcaaggagaattaaaggaaagggaagagaaattttcatacttaaaaaaagaatttttataatcattatcccatgtgacatcatgtgacaatattaataactccaaatcattccatatttggttattaaattccactttactttgcatcaaatttcctttggtttaaaatataaaataaatattacatgtaaaatgtatatttactatatatggtaaaaaattaaagtattttatacaatcacatgggataataattacaaaagttttttttttaaatttgaaaaattttccttcccttccctttaattccctttgcaaccaaacggaaccTAAAATATTAAGAATCGTTTGTTTGATGGTAAAAATGGAATGAGAATTTTGTGAGACTAAATCCCACAATGTAaggaattgaaaaaaatagataagaTTTTCAAATGCCACATCAATAGATAAGACATTTAATGTTATTCCCTGATCTTTTGTAAATTCTTCACCCAAAATTAAGCAAATAAGATTAGTGTGGAACACGGCAGCATTTTTCCATCGCAATTCTCCAGTCCTACTTAAGTCACCGTCAAACAACCAAAGGGGGCCTTAGGGTTTATCAATTTATGTGGTTCATGGTACCGGGTCCTGTCTCGGCTGATGAAAAGCGAAACCATAAATTTTGGATGCGATGTGATTGGGACACTTGTCATCAGTAAACCATAATTTCCGAAATTAACCTTATATAATGACAGAAATTCTACCCGGCAATGTGTGTACAGCAGCTACTCATTGGATGACTTGGATGGGGACTCTTCTGAGAAAAGATTGAAATATTGAAATCGGCTTTTGGAAGATACTTGGTTTTTGGGAGTTTAGGTGTGTGTGAGCTTTGATTCCGACAGATGGCTTTTTCGTAAATTAGTCACTATTCCTTGGTCATCTATGTAATTTCAAATCTATATAAACAGTAAAACCCACCGCTTACAGCCCTACTTCACTAGTTCCTCTAGTTCTTCTCAGAGTCAGTGTCTCAGTGATAGGTGGGGAGAGGAAGAGACTCAGAAAGttaaagagagacagagagattcAAAGAACCATGAAAGCAAGTGAGGTTCCTTCTTTCCTTAACCTACACGCCATTACATTCTAGAGGCGATGCTGGGATTTAGCCCTGACCATGGCGAATAGGGTTTCTGTTATAACTTCCTCTGTTCGACGATAGACTCTCAGGTATGATAGTAGAAATGTCTGTAAAAAAGAGAAATGTCAAGTTTTAAATTTCAACTTTAGGGggaaaaattgaataaaaaaaaggagaagaattgaagaaaagtgAAGCTTTTTCACTCAACAATCGCACACAGTGAAAGCTGACGAATTTTCTGTTTCTCAGCTTTCTTCCTGCTTCCTTTTGGAAGTTTTTAACTTTATTATTTCCATAGCAGGTCCAACATTGTTGCTACTTGAGTTCACCGGGAAATGACGTCATAGCTGTTCGACAAGACAGATCTCACAATCTCCTTTGAAGTTATCCTTTCTTTGATTTCCGTGTCACTGAAAGCAGGACAAGAATGTTAGACTACGAATGGGCGAACTCGTCTCCAATGTTACTCTCTGGCGACGATTCCACACAAGGTTCCGACCAAACTCGTCAGATTTTCAACCATTACAACCAAACCATCGCCGAAAActtcctctctcctccctcttccttctctttccaccaccaccaacagcAGCAGAACCAAAACCATCTCCATTCCCTTTACGATTCGCAAGctttctccctctcttactCCCATACTCTGTCACCGGAAACTGTCCCCGGCAGCAACAGTAGCAGCAATGGCTATGTagttttaccaaaaaacgaGTCTGGTTCAGGGCGTTTAGATTTCCCGGCGAAAATCGGATTGAATTTGGGAGGTCGAACCTACTTCTCGTCGTCCGAGGAAGATATCGTGAACCGGTTTTACCGCCGGTCCACACCAATCGAATCTGGACCGTCTAATGCCTCTTCCCCAAAATGCCAAGCTGAAGGCTGCAACGCCGACTTGACACATGCCAAGCATTATCACCGGCGGCATAAAGTCTGCGAGTTTCACTCCAAGGCCTCCACTGTGTTAGCCGGTGGCATGACTCAGCGATTCTGCCAGCAGTGCAGCAGGTCCTGAAATTACGACCCTACCCTTACTCTTTCACTTAAATTTCGATTTCGTAGTTTGTCTCCTCCATGGAagggggaaagaagaaagacgATAATGCCCTGGGGAGGAACTCATGCTTGAACTAgtgtaatgatttttttttttttttgggtggagaaACTAGTGTAATGATTGGTGTTACCGTACATGGGGAAATCCCGAGGGGCATTTTGTgtccttttgtttcttcttctgatcTGTAAAGACTGAAACAGGTTTCATCTTCTGTCGGAGTTCGATCAAGGGAAGCGAAGTTGTAGGAAAAGGTTGGCAGATCACAATCGTCGAAGGAGGAAATCACAGAACCAACCACCAGAAACTCAACGCCAGAAACAATCACTTCAAGAGACCACTCAGAGTTCTCCCTCTGAAACTCCTGCAAGTAATTAAGTTTTTCTTAACCTTTTGATCCATTACGCAAGATCAAGTTTTAAAATCTgggttgttttctttttgtgtaGGATCATCTCCAGGATCTGTAGTGCAATCTTTATCGGTGGTGACAACTGCAGTCTCGCCTCCGAGAATGTCGCTGAGTTCGTACCGGTACAGTCACCAAGGTTCGGAATCATGTGGATCTCTGTTCTCGCAGTTGGGGAATTTTCGTCCGTACGGGCGCAGTCAGAGCTCGAGCTgggatgaagaggaagaagatcagCGTGAACGGAAGAGAGGACCGGAATTTATGAAGTGAGGAATCTCCGTATCTGTAAGGCTGTTACTCTTCTTCGGCTTTAAGATTCTaatagttttcttcttcttgttcttcgtTTCTTTTCTCTCTGGTTTAGATGATCTGGAGTCTTTAGGTAATTAGGTTTTGTTTCTGTTCTGAAATGTAAGAAATACGATTCCAGGAAATTTATGGTCTCAGTTACATAAAATAGGTGGGAAGCTGGGTTCTCTTCTGGTTCTTATGATGGTTCCTttcctcttttaaaaaaaattcttttcctGACATTTCGTTTCGCGGCGTAAGTCTATAAATGGCACAATAGTCCtcagcatggtttgaggtatcggattggatcggtatcaaTATCGGTCGAGACCAATCCGATTCAAtcgataccgagatcacgaaccatggtcCTCTGTATCTACAGGTTTTACAAAAGCAGACCGACTCGAATGATCAGGTCAAAATTGACCAGATATAATCGAAACCAATCGAAATTAATTGGCCGATCAATTAAAACTGATTGTTTGGACTTAAAATAGGACAACCCCTATTCTTTTTTTATACTtttaggcagtgtttggtatgcattcaaAGTGCATTTCACattttttgatgataaaaataactatcgctcgagaatgcgaaatcaacatAGACTGCATTTcaggaatgcataccaaatacggTTTTAATTTATACTAAAATGATGGATAAGAGGGTTGATGAGAAAGAGACAAGGAGGAAGATCGAGGAGTAAACTTGTGATATCGCTAACAAATGAATATCTTCAACCAGAAGTTGGAAAGCCCAATCGATTATAATTAATGTAGCCTCATTGGAAGCGCTACGAATCGGATGAGTTAAGACACTCATTTagagaatttttatcacctgcggttcctCTGTTCTGTACGGTTCCCTTGtacctctaataaaagggggtggactccacccgggcagtgtgttcgatcAGAGGGTGAAATGATCATTTCAGCCCCCACTACGAGAGGAACCACACAATCGTACCAGTcagcgaacctcaggggataaaggtcctcATTTAGGTGTCTAATCGAGTAACACGAatacaaaagagagagaaaaaaaacgcAAAGGGGAAATAATACAGTGCATCTAGACATTAGTGAAACatttgtaagggtatttatgtaatatctatTCATATGTTATAacataatcctacttgtattaatgctcAAGCTGTGAGGagtaatctagtaattagtccatctgacctaaaccctagttttcctataaatactagttaGAGGTAACAACCTAGGTATTCTAAACTCGATACtgagggtgtaatgctttaagcaaccttgtgcttaaaccctaaaccctaacaacattttgttgttttaaagggaaaattgcAACCCTTCATGTATGCAGGTCAAACTTTTCTAGGTTTCAAGGTTTATATAGTCGGGGGTGTCTAGTCAAAGCAAATTCAACTGTTCTAGTACACTCCATTTTTGCTATTGAAAGGATCACATTTAAATAAAAACCAAATCCTTAATTGTTATTAACCTACAATTGGGATTAAACTATGAAAACCTAAATCCAACTGATGAGAATTCGTAAAGACAATAAATGTAAACAAAATAACCTGTACTAAAGGTAGGTTCTTTTGTCATAATATATATTTACAGgataagagatctctacttgtttgcttggtttctacacaagcgtctaggccaatgggtgagcatgtCTGGTTATCTATCCAAGGGTAGAGGCATCGTCTCacggtgccctatgagagggcaTAACTAATTACAGTTATACTATAAGGCaccccattaaaaaaaattcgatATTATAAGATTAGGAATTGGTAGATGCTAAAGGATGTTTTCTCTCTCCGAAGACGCTAAGAGGGTGGACTTCTGTGCAACGGTAAAGTTGCTCTATTATGACCATGGGTTCAAATCAAGAAACAACATCTCTATAAAGTGATGGTAAAACTACATAGATTATGATCCTCTTCGGACCCACACTGGCAAGAGGCCAAGAGCTTCATGCCCGGGGTATGTTCTTTTTGGAGAGAAGAAGCTAAGATAATAATCCCATGATTACAAAGTGACAGGTCCGACCCGTCAAAATCTTCAACCTTATTGGTGCATTAT is a window encoding:
- the LOC122666329 gene encoding squamosa promoter-binding-like protein 8, producing the protein MLDYEWANSSPMLLSGDDSTQGSDQTRQIFNHYNQTIAENFLSPPSSFSFHHHQQQQNQNHLHSLYDSQAFSLSYSHTLSPETVPGSNSSSNGYVVLPKNESGSGRLDFPAKIGLNLGGRTYFSSSEEDIVNRFYRRSTPIESGPSNASSPKCQAEGCNADLTHAKHYHRRHKVCEFHSKASTVLAGGMTQRFCQQCSRFHLLSEFDQGKRSCRKRLADHNRRRRKSQNQPPETQRQKQSLQETTQSSPSETPARSSPGSVVQSLSVVTTAVSPPRMSLSSYRYSHQGSESCGSLFSQLGNFRPYGRSQSSSWDEEEEDQRERKRGPEFMK